A genomic segment from Dendropsophus ebraccatus isolate aDenEbr1 chromosome 7, aDenEbr1.pat, whole genome shotgun sequence encodes:
- the PACRGL gene encoding PACRG-like protein isoform X2 has product MSASSRGQSRSTMPRSKTTTPTSSASATPASGSRAKPSDKLNPKTIDPFAETQRSSSPFAAIYSKGGIPCRLVHGSVKHRLQWERPPEMIPFDPLLITLAEGLKETRHPYTFVSQEGFKELLMVPGAADKALPILPKLAAALKGALVHTDGGVFERGLNGLVQLSAVVGPALNIHLKNLLTSLSKRLMDKKYKDGVTSALQKLEQYGGKESLGIIKSKIPTYCSIYS; this is encoded by the exons ATGTCGGCGTCCTCTAGAGGCCAGTCCAGAAGTACAATGCCAAGAAGCAAGACTACTACTCCAACATCTTCAGCATCCGCGACCCCCGCCAGTGGAAGCCGTGCAAAGCCGAGTGACAAGCTGAACCCCAAGACCATAGACCCG TTTGCTGAGACCCAGCGTTCATCCTCCCCATTTGCAGCTATATATTCTAAAGGAGGAATTCCTTGCAG GCTGGTCCATGGTTCTGTAAAACACAGGCTACAATGGGAGCGCCCCCCAGAAATGATACCGTTCGATCCCCTACTCATTACTTTAGCTGAG GGTCTCAAAGAAACTAGACACCCGTACACATTTGTATCCCAGGAAGGATTTAAGGAATTACTGATGGTTCCTGGTGCTGCTGACAAAGCTCTGCCCATCCTACCCAAACTTGCAGCTGCCCTGAAAGGTGCCCTC GTACACACAGATGGCGGAGTTTTTGAAAGGGGACTGAATGGTTTGGTGCAGCTAAGTGCTGTAGTGGGGCCGGCACTGAATATTCATCTGAAGAATCTATTAACCAGT CTTTCGAAAAGATTAATGGACAAGAAGTATAAGGATGGAGTCACATCTGCACTGCAGAAGCTGGAACAGTATGGGGGAAAG gaaaGTCTGGGAATAATCAAATCTAAAATCCCGACCTACTGCTCCATTTACAGCTGA
- the PACRGL gene encoding PACRG-like protein isoform X1 yields MSASSRGQSRSTMPRSKTTTPTSSASATPASGSRAKPSDKLNPKTIDPFAETQRSSSPFAAIYSKGGIPCRLVHGSVKHRLQWERPPEMIPFDPLLITLAEGLKETRHPYTFVSQEGFKELLMVPGAADKALPILPKLAAALKGALVHTDGGVFERGLNGLVQLSAVVGPALNIHLKNLLTSLSKRLMDKKYKDGVTSALQKLEQYGGKQRIMCVHLDHADFVREIRCYTESLGIIKSKIPTYCSIYS; encoded by the exons ATGTCGGCGTCCTCTAGAGGCCAGTCCAGAAGTACAATGCCAAGAAGCAAGACTACTACTCCAACATCTTCAGCATCCGCGACCCCCGCCAGTGGAAGCCGTGCAAAGCCGAGTGACAAGCTGAACCCCAAGACCATAGACCCG TTTGCTGAGACCCAGCGTTCATCCTCCCCATTTGCAGCTATATATTCTAAAGGAGGAATTCCTTGCAG GCTGGTCCATGGTTCTGTAAAACACAGGCTACAATGGGAGCGCCCCCCAGAAATGATACCGTTCGATCCCCTACTCATTACTTTAGCTGAG GGTCTCAAAGAAACTAGACACCCGTACACATTTGTATCCCAGGAAGGATTTAAGGAATTACTGATGGTTCCTGGTGCTGCTGACAAAGCTCTGCCCATCCTACCCAAACTTGCAGCTGCCCTGAAAGGTGCCCTC GTACACACAGATGGCGGAGTTTTTGAAAGGGGACTGAATGGTTTGGTGCAGCTAAGTGCTGTAGTGGGGCCGGCACTGAATATTCATCTGAAGAATCTATTAACCAGT CTTTCGAAAAGATTAATGGACAAGAAGTATAAGGATGGAGTCACATCTGCACTGCAGAAGCTGGAACAGTATGGGGGAAAG CAGCGTATTATGTGCGTTCATTTGGACCATGCGGATTTTGTGCGGGAAATCCGCTGCTATACG gaaaGTCTGGGAATAATCAAATCTAAAATCCCGACCTACTGCTCCATTTACAGCTGA